In one window of Methanoculleus chikugoensis DNA:
- a CDS encoding nucleotidyltransferase family protein, translating to MSLCAELLERKDEILEIAARHGARRVRVFGSVVRDEETPASDIDLLVEFEPGKESP from the coding sequence ATGAGTCTGTGTGCGGAACTGCTCGAACGAAAAGATGAGATCCTTGAGATCGCAGCCAGACATGGTGCCCGCAGGGTCAGGGTCTTCGGATCGGTGGTTCGGGATGAAGAGACTCCGGCAAGCGACATCGACCTCCTCGTCGAGTTCGAGCCTGGAAAGGAGTCTCCTTGA
- a CDS encoding VWA domain-containing protein — protein MNGWTYACLVVGLLLLAAPAGAARIPDDIEMLDTGQEWVTAGSGETSTITALVKNGSSPLPGVTVLFSMDNLDGTISPAQAVTGIDGKATAIFKPGTRSGDTVIIATVSHEELDLPLVNNVVQKVDHATAHRIVNLWYDSEVTAGGTTDIVIRMADRYGNPVDNRSVAESVSFLVGQIVGGSGATFANGEDEITVPVDGAGNVTTRLHVDTKAGQNIVSVSFPGNIASRSLIITGCVSGEPAKIFQTVSPRAEGSDYPEVPLPGSFTLTYALYDEYGNPAGDRDLRVDFTRISGALIDDVSFTKTNSVGKAQITYSSSTRAGVAEIVATAVDNNSVLCKQKVGFYSSVSSDMVVAAAPETIASRDVKDDIVSSIRAKVMDSKGNPVEGESVLFRLIKVDAEGYKMTEEPVISNGTPPPSGKDGPPVVAVTDKDGFATIDFQPGAFTRNASDPLYSDMASGSATIQAVWKDKQGDTTVSFRNYPYLSVNVSVEPQVVNVTENVSVTIRLIGDGWALQKKPIDVVLCTDRSGSMLQNTTYDGESTSYPNWVEQESIDDRMVHAMRAAKNFTAQMQSSKDRIGLVSFGQNGDANLDKYSYKYWAGNDYKEVWHDGYWGWGWHDGYWGWGWHDGYWGWESDSSDDDAYIAEHYKNPQTYSGPATRDLNLTSNYGSVNATIDKWLPCGGTPMREGLYQSVRMIKENPRTGDPVKAIVLLTDGEYSTNQNPEGGGNNAYLGDGVERGSVIEYAKRNNIKIFTIALGNEPSHSELQNYSKQTGGTFYSATAGDDLTQVYAAIATKLQEAAGVNTTMNLAFDKVEINSAPVEDVFEYVSSEPSSTKMIKYWTANETTIQGPEWKNQSEDWVTGGQSLSFKVGDIYRDQTWETTFKLKVLKEGNIDIFGNGSIIKFNGTAGPTELRLPHTFITASQNLSETDIFAADILLTRGPLDVDEDNPGTLVPTWELIYTGNRSVTQKVMYQFSLDNIWWDGSWREIDTIHHPANTDINGTYSSTLNLGDREGWYKIRVRAIENAPDDGGASREITWAEPIWVGMSDRAYIRIS, from the coding sequence ATGAACGGATGGACGTATGCATGCCTGGTGGTAGGGCTGCTTCTGCTGGCGGCCCCGGCCGGGGCGGCGCGGATACCTGATGATATTGAGATGCTTGATACAGGGCAAGAGTGGGTGACGGCGGGGAGCGGGGAGACCTCGACCATCACGGCACTGGTCAAAAACGGCAGCAGCCCGCTTCCCGGGGTCACCGTTCTTTTCTCGATGGATAACCTTGATGGGACCATCTCGCCCGCGCAGGCGGTGACGGGCATTGATGGAAAGGCGACGGCGATCTTCAAACCGGGAACCCGGAGCGGGGACACGGTCATCATAGCGACGGTATCGCATGAGGAACTGGACCTGCCTCTGGTGAATAACGTCGTGCAGAAGGTAGACCACGCGACGGCGCACCGGATCGTTAATCTCTGGTATGATTCTGAGGTGACCGCCGGGGGGACGACGGATATTGTCATTCGGATGGCTGATCGGTATGGAAATCCGGTGGATAACCGGAGCGTGGCTGAGTCGGTGTCTTTCCTGGTGGGTCAGATCGTAGGCGGTTCCGGTGCGACATTCGCCAACGGTGAGGACGAGATCACAGTGCCGGTGGATGGTGCCGGGAACGTCACCACAAGACTCCATGTTGATACAAAGGCCGGGCAGAACATTGTTTCTGTATCGTTTCCCGGAAATATCGCATCACGTTCCCTGATTATCACCGGGTGTGTGAGCGGTGAACCGGCGAAGATTTTCCAGACCGTTTCTCCCCGGGCGGAAGGATCAGATTATCCTGAGGTGCCGCTGCCCGGGTCGTTCACCCTGACCTATGCTCTCTATGATGAGTATGGCAACCCCGCCGGGGATCGGGATCTAAGAGTAGATTTTACACGGATCTCCGGTGCCCTGATCGATGATGTGTCGTTCACCAAAACAAACAGTGTGGGTAAGGCGCAGATTACATATAGTTCGTCAACCCGAGCCGGTGTCGCAGAGATTGTTGCGACCGCTGTCGATAACAACAGCGTCTTATGTAAACAGAAGGTAGGCTTCTACAGTTCCGTTTCGAGTGATATGGTCGTTGCTGCCGCACCGGAGACCATCGCGAGCAGGGATGTAAAGGACGATATCGTCTCTTCGATCAGAGCGAAAGTGATGGACTCGAAGGGCAACCCCGTTGAAGGCGAGAGCGTCTTGTTCAGGCTCATCAAGGTCGATGCCGAAGGGTATAAGATGACCGAAGAGCCTGTGATATCGAACGGCACTCCCCCCCCCTCCGGAAAAGACGGTCCGCCTGTTGTTGCCGTGACCGATAAGGATGGGTTTGCCACGATTGATTTCCAGCCCGGAGCTTTCACCCGGAATGCGTCTGATCCCCTGTACAGCGATATGGCCTCGGGGAGTGCAACAATCCAGGCCGTCTGGAAAGATAAACAGGGAGATACTACCGTCTCATTCCGGAACTACCCTTATCTCAGCGTCAATGTCTCGGTCGAACCGCAGGTGGTTAATGTGACTGAAAACGTCAGCGTTACAATCCGGTTGATCGGCGACGGCTGGGCGCTCCAGAAGAAGCCGATCGATGTGGTGCTCTGCACAGATCGATCGGGGAGTATGCTACAGAATACGACGTATGACGGGGAGAGTACTAGTTATCCAAATTGGGTCGAGCAGGAGTCGATCGATGACCGGATGGTTCACGCAATGCGGGCAGCGAAGAACTTTACAGCTCAGATGCAGTCCTCGAAGGACAGAATAGGACTGGTATCGTTTGGTCAGAATGGAGATGCAAATCTTGACAAATATAGTTATAAATATTGGGCGGGAAACGACTATAAGGAAGTATGGCACGATGGCTATTGGGGGTGGGGGTGGCACGATGGCTATTGGGGGTGGGGGTGGCACGATGGCTATTGGGGGTGGGAGAGTGATTCCAGCGACGACGATGCTTATATCGCCGAGCATTACAAGAACCCACAAACTTACTCTGGCCCTGCCACCCGTGACCTTAACTTGACCTCAAACTATGGGAGTGTCAACGCCACAATTGACAAGTGGCTCCCCTGCGGTGGAACGCCGATGCGCGAGGGACTGTACCAGTCCGTGCGGATGATCAAGGAGAACCCAAGAACGGGAGACCCTGTGAAAGCGATTGTCCTCCTGACCGACGGGGAATATAGCACGAATCAAAACCCAGAGGGTGGCGGAAACAATGCATACCTTGGCGACGGAGTCGAGAGGGGCAGTGTCATCGAGTATGCAAAAAGAAATAACATCAAGATCTTTACAATCGCCCTCGGCAACGAACCGAGTCATAGCGAACTCCAGAATTACTCCAAGCAGACCGGCGGCACGTTCTACAGCGCCACCGCAGGCGACGACCTGACGCAGGTCTATGCGGCTATCGCTACGAAACTCCAGGAGGCGGCCGGCGTCAACACCACGATGAATCTGGCGTTCGATAAGGTCGAGATCAATTCCGCGCCTGTTGAGGATGTCTTTGAGTATGTATCGTCTGAACCGTCGTCGACCAAGATGATCAAGTACTGGACCGCAAACGAAACAACAATCCAGGGACCGGAATGGAAAAATCAGAGCGAAGACTGGGTGACGGGTGGCCAGAGCCTCTCCTTTAAGGTTGGCGATATCTATCGTGATCAGACCTGGGAGACGACGTTCAAGTTGAAGGTCCTGAAAGAGGGGAACATCGATATCTTCGGCAACGGTTCCATCATCAAGTTCAACGGCACCGCGGGCCCGACGGAACTGCGCCTGCCTCACACCTTCATCACCGCCAGCCAGAACCTCAGTGAGACTGATATTTTTGCAGCAGATATTCTGTTAACGCGTGGTCCTCTTGATGTTGATGAGGATAACCCCGGCACTCTCGTGCCCACCTGGGAGTTAATTTATACCGGGAACAGATCGGTAACACAGAAGGTTATGTATCAATTCAGCCTGGACAACATCTGGTGGGACGGCAGTTGGCGTGAGATCGATACGATACACCACCCCGCAAATACCGATATTAACGGCACATACTCGTCCACTCTCAATCTCGGAGATAGGGAGGGGTGGTACAAGATACGGGTCCGTGCAATAGAGAATGCGCCTGATGATGGTGGTGCGAGTAGGGAGATAACATGGGCAGAGCCCATCTGGGTGGGGATGAGCGACCGGGCATATATTAGAATCAGCTGA
- a CDS encoding acylphosphatase, giving the protein MKRFVATARGRVQRVGYRDHIYNETFERDISGYVKNLETGEVEIVAEGGEQELLDFISKINIVRRPIAVKSFTVQWGEATGEYADFEIIRGDLQEETFERMDYAGKVLHSMDMKLDQSLQLQHAMLGKQDQSLKLQHTMLDKQDQMLEKQDRMLDKQDQSLQLQHMMLEKQDQSLQIGIETKEEITGLRKDTGKYLDDEFKEIKKELASIKGALARAGIQV; this is encoded by the coding sequence ATGAAGCGATTTGTAGCCACTGCGCGAGGACGTGTCCAGCGGGTTGGCTATCGGGATCATATATATAACGAGACGTTTGAGCGGGATATCTCCGGGTACGTAAAGAACCTCGAAACTGGTGAGGTCGAGATCGTTGCAGAGGGGGGCGAGCAGGAACTCTTGGATTTTATAAGCAAAATCAATATCGTACGAAGGCCCATTGCCGTCAAATCGTTCACCGTTCAGTGGGGGGAGGCAACAGGGGAGTATGCCGACTTCGAGATCATCCGGGGAGATCTCCAGGAAGAGACATTCGAACGGATGGATTACGCCGGAAAGGTGTTGCACAGCATGGACATGAAGCTGGATCAGAGCCTCCAGTTACAGCATGCAATGCTCGGCAAGCAGGATCAGAGCCTCAAGTTACAGCATACAATGCTCGACAAGCAGGATCAGATGCTGGAGAAGCAGGACCGGATGCTTGACAAACAGGATCAGAGCCTCCAGTTACAGCACATGATGCTGGAGAAGCAGGATCAGAGTCTTCAGATTGGGATTGAGACAAAAGAAGAGATTACCGGACTCCGAAAAGACACCGGGAAGTACCTTGACGACGAATTCAAGGAGATCAAAAAGGAGCTTGCCTCTATCAAGGGTGCCCTTGCCCGGGCTGGTATCCAGGTCTAG
- a CDS encoding MEMAR_RS02690 family S-layer glycoprotein, giving the protein MKSMTKLMVVAMILAAALVVAPAAARAPSAGTAIYVGEEDLDVNALNGTASADFTRLVHYSGAVGEAIDDEIQVTGSGLITEVKKGIKTGNYYVEGNKSAYLNVRVPEVTVDVVLNKSPKESVVGKSVTRDTEVAFKLSNNLISGMNKTGTGDVKMNIEVTLPGGGVVTRFGSGVTTDNLKGIVANGTTQYEPVKLTDAAAGTYTVQAKWPDTSDFYGKGFDSNTGAFEVLSKSLAITSDKDSVVRGNSFTVTITGESITPYDLYVKDVSNLAPNKYPSIRAGQKGFNPLFPGASAAANASTINATFNTTASGTRTVQFDTGSNTEDRTYTIRVEAHGSQSSTTYDEVKVKVEKGSVTITASGTGTYYIGEEVTLSGTCTDNDTKVHLFMTGPNLKSSDGVNLLSLLPVSTVVIPGETDAFNTADVKADDTWSLKWNTGDIALKGGALDAGGYTIYAVSQPVDKSRLSTAQYATASVQLRSGFITAASSGAVVAKGDDLTLTGMAQGDPGTVKVWIFGKNKQMTDKSATVEDDGSFEFELKSGDTSGLAAGQYFVVIQHPMMNKEFDVDAGTGLDAGWIVGTNESGFNKVKISGLQASDAATALINALDSPNIDDTYVKLTFVVEEPNIWIDAIGDKAAGSKFTITGTTNLAVGDTLNIEVTSAAFQPTSKSEASGFGSVAGTTEVKQGDGANTWSFEVDGASFKPDQYIVKVESIETSTTSTATFNVVEAVPTTQATPTTTATGEVTPTATATTEATPTQSPGFGALLALAGLGAVAFLVLRRD; this is encoded by the coding sequence ATGAAGAGTATGACAAAATTGATGGTGGTCGCCATGATCCTCGCGGCTGCGCTGGTCGTTGCACCGGCTGCTGCGCGGGCGCCTAGTGCCGGTACCGCCATCTATGTTGGCGAAGAGGACCTCGACGTCAATGCGCTTAATGGCACTGCGTCGGCGGACTTTACACGGCTCGTTCACTACAGTGGCGCAGTGGGCGAGGCGATCGACGATGAGATCCAGGTGACGGGCAGCGGCCTCATCACCGAGGTGAAGAAGGGCATAAAGACCGGGAACTACTACGTAGAGGGAAACAAATCTGCGTACCTCAACGTCCGGGTGCCCGAAGTAACGGTCGATGTTGTGCTGAACAAATCTCCGAAGGAATCCGTGGTTGGCAAGTCCGTCACCCGGGATACTGAGGTGGCCTTCAAGCTTTCAAACAACCTGATCTCCGGGATGAACAAAACCGGAACAGGGGACGTTAAGATGAACATCGAGGTCACCCTGCCCGGTGGCGGTGTTGTGACCCGGTTCGGTAGCGGTGTTACAACAGACAATCTGAAGGGCATTGTTGCGAACGGTACAACCCAGTACGAGCCCGTCAAACTGACGGATGCCGCAGCAGGCACCTACACCGTTCAGGCGAAATGGCCTGATACGTCTGACTTCTACGGCAAGGGCTTTGACTCCAACACCGGAGCTTTCGAGGTCCTCAGCAAGTCGCTTGCCATCACGTCCGACAAGGACAGCGTCGTTCGCGGCAACAGTTTCACCGTGACGATCACCGGTGAGTCCATCACGCCGTATGATCTGTACGTCAAGGACGTGAGTAATCTTGCGCCTAACAAGTATCCCAGTATCCGGGCCGGCCAGAAGGGATTTAATCCCCTGTTCCCCGGTGCAAGCGCTGCCGCTAATGCCAGCACGATCAATGCAACCTTTAACACTACCGCCAGCGGAACGAGGACTGTCCAGTTCGACACCGGCTCAAACACCGAAGACCGGACGTACACCATCCGCGTTGAGGCGCATGGTTCCCAGAGCAGCACCACCTACGACGAGGTCAAGGTAAAGGTCGAGAAGGGAAGCGTCACCATCACGGCGTCCGGCACCGGTACCTACTACATCGGTGAGGAAGTCACCCTCTCCGGTACCTGCACCGACAACGACACAAAGGTTCACCTCTTCATGACCGGTCCGAACCTCAAATCCTCGGACGGCGTCAACCTCTTGAGCCTGCTCCCTGTATCGACCGTTGTTATTCCTGGTGAAACCGATGCGTTCAACACAGCGGATGTTAAGGCCGACGACACCTGGTCGCTCAAGTGGAACACCGGCGATATTGCACTAAAAGGAGGCGCACTTGATGCCGGCGGCTACACGATCTACGCCGTCTCGCAGCCTGTGGACAAGAGCCGTCTTTCCACTGCCCAGTACGCCACGGCCTCCGTCCAGCTCCGGTCCGGTTTCATCACCGCGGCCTCGAGCGGTGCAGTCGTCGCGAAAGGTGACGACCTGACGCTCACCGGAATGGCACAGGGCGACCCCGGCACTGTCAAGGTCTGGATCTTCGGCAAGAACAAGCAGATGACTGACAAGAGCGCAACTGTTGAGGATGACGGCAGCTTCGAGTTTGAACTCAAGAGCGGCGATACCAGCGGGCTCGCCGCAGGCCAGTACTTTGTGGTCATCCAGCATCCGATGATGAACAAGGAATTCGACGTTGATGCCGGGACTGGTCTCGATGCTGGCTGGATCGTCGGAACAAATGAGTCTGGGTTTAACAAAGTAAAGATCTCCGGGCTCCAGGCCTCCGATGCAGCGACCGCGCTGATCAACGCCCTCGACTCCCCGAACATCGACGACACCTACGTGAAGCTCACCTTCGTCGTCGAAGAGCCGAACATCTGGATCGACGCGATCGGCGACAAGGCTGCAGGCAGCAAGTTCACGATCACCGGCACGACCAACCTCGCTGTCGGCGACACGCTGAACATTGAGGTCACCTCCGCTGCGTTCCAGCCGACCAGCAAGAGCGAGGCCTCCGGCTTCGGCTCGGTTGCTGGCACTACGGAAGTCAAGCAGGGCGACGGCGCGAACACCTGGTCGTTCGAGGTTGACGGTGCGAGCTTCAAGCCCGACCAGTACATCGTCAAGGTTGAGTCCATTGAGACCAGCACGACCTCTACCGCGACCTTCAACGTAGTCGAGGCAGTCCCGACGACTCAGGCTACCCCGACCACGACCGCGACCGGCGAGGTCACCCCGACCGCTACCGCGACCACTGAGGCTACCCCCACCCAGTCCCCCGGATTCGGAGCACTTCTTGCTCTTGCCGGCCTTGGTGCGGTTGCCTTCCTGGTCCTGCGGCGGGACTAA
- a CDS encoding AMP phosphorylase, which yields MKLTVKLLDIANRGVLLHSTDARSMRVRDGDRVQVADEATGKTAQAHVDTTGSLIEPGVIGVYRPLNATLAVDEGTVVIVRSAERPASLRHIKKKMDGGRFTKDETVDIVRDIVDDILSPGEITAYVTASYINGLDMDEVEYLTRATVETGERLHFTRHPIVDKHSIGGVPGNKITLLIAPIIAASGLLIPKTSSRAITGAGGTADLMEVLAPVSFTATEVQQMTEKVGGVIVWGGATNIAPADDKIITYEYPLRIDARGQMIASVMAKKFAVGADLVVIDIPVGRNTKIPDPQEGRKLAREFIEIGERLGMRVECALSYGESLVGHTIGPNLEVREALAVLEGATEPSSLVQKSLSLSGIALEMAGKAAQGQGYQAAADLLRSGKALDKMRQIIEIQGGDPTVKAEDIVPGEYRFDVRAPQDGYVIELNNSALVTLARLAGSPYDHGAGLDIHAKKGTRVKKGDPIFTIYAEREWRLERAIEVGRTLMPVVVEGMVLERIPHDRWV from the coding sequence ATGAAGTTGACCGTGAAGCTGCTCGACATCGCAAACCGGGGGGTTCTCCTCCACAGCACCGACGCACGAAGCATGCGGGTCCGCGACGGCGACCGCGTTCAGGTCGCCGACGAGGCGACGGGAAAGACCGCCCAGGCTCACGTCGACACCACCGGGTCGCTCATCGAGCCGGGTGTCATCGGGGTCTACCGCCCGCTGAACGCGACGCTTGCCGTCGATGAAGGGACCGTTGTCATTGTCCGGAGTGCCGAGCGGCCGGCATCCCTCCGGCACATCAAGAAGAAGATGGACGGCGGCCGGTTCACCAAGGACGAGACCGTGGATATCGTCAGGGATATCGTCGACGACATCCTCTCGCCCGGCGAGATCACCGCCTACGTCACCGCGTCGTACATCAACGGCCTCGACATGGACGAGGTGGAGTACCTGACGAGGGCCACGGTCGAGACCGGGGAGCGCCTCCACTTCACCCGGCACCCCATCGTCGACAAGCACTCCATCGGGGGCGTGCCCGGGAACAAGATCACCCTCCTGATCGCGCCGATCATCGCCGCGAGCGGCCTTTTGATCCCGAAGACCAGTTCCCGCGCCATCACCGGCGCCGGCGGGACCGCCGACCTCATGGAAGTTCTCGCGCCGGTCTCATTCACGGCGACCGAGGTGCAGCAGATGACCGAGAAGGTCGGCGGCGTCATCGTCTGGGGCGGCGCCACGAACATCGCCCCCGCTGACGACAAAATCATCACCTACGAGTACCCGCTCCGGATCGACGCCCGGGGCCAGATGATCGCGAGCGTCATGGCGAAGAAGTTTGCCGTCGGCGCCGACCTCGTGGTCATCGACATCCCGGTCGGTCGCAACACCAAGATCCCGGACCCCCAGGAGGGCCGGAAACTCGCCCGGGAGTTCATCGAGATCGGGGAACGGCTCGGCATGCGGGTCGAGTGCGCGCTCAGTTATGGGGAGTCGCTCGTCGGCCACACCATCGGCCCCAACCTCGAGGTGCGTGAAGCCCTCGCCGTCCTCGAAGGCGCGACCGAACCGAGTTCCCTGGTCCAGAAGAGCCTCTCGCTCTCCGGGATTGCGCTCGAGATGGCGGGGAAGGCCGCACAGGGGCAGGGGTACCAGGCAGCTGCGGATCTCCTCCGGAGCGGGAAGGCGCTCGATAAGATGCGGCAGATCATCGAGATCCAGGGCGGCGATCCGACCGTGAAGGCCGAGGATATCGTTCCGGGAGAGTACCGGTTCGATGTCCGGGCGCCGCAGGACGGCTACGTCATCGAACTGAACAACAGCGCGCTCGTCACGCTCGCCCGGCTCGCGGGCTCCCCCTACGATCACGGCGCGGGGCTCGATATCCACGCAAAGAAGGGGACCCGGGTCAAGAAGGGCGACCCCATCTTCACCATCTACGCCGAGCGGGAATGGCGGCTCGAACGTGCGATCGAGGTCGGCCGGACGCTGATGCCGGTGGTTGTGGAAGGTATGGTACTTGAACGTATCCCACATGACCGCTGGGTGTAA
- a CDS encoding type II toxin-antitoxin system HicB family antitoxin, translating into MEKTGMIEPVVAHSGTASRQRNEYPAVGPPLNGGMVWEDSGESKKGHEAVRAFVRAGGVMRQGKGDHVNIKMPSGAIITLPWSKELKIGLLTAAIKKAGLTEEEFLALTLNGVLKMEFTVVIQKAEEGGFWAEVPALPGCYSQGETVEETLENIREAIEGHVEALRQEGQGVPPEEDLIIGRVRVSEGVA; encoded by the coding sequence GTGGAAAAAACCGGGATGATAGAGCCGGTCGTCGCTCACAGCGGCACGGCCTCCCGGCAGCGAAACGAATATCCTGCAGTGGGGCCACCACTGAATGGGGGCATGGTGTGGGAAGACTCCGGGGAATCAAAGAAAGGTCACGAGGCGGTGCGGGCCTTTGTGCGGGCCGGCGGCGTGATGCGGCAGGGAAAAGGCGATCATGTCAACATCAAAATGCCGTCCGGAGCGATTATAACTCTGCCCTGGTCGAAGGAGTTGAAGATCGGGCTTCTTACGGCGGCAATAAAGAAAGCTGGTTTAACTGAGGAAGAGTTTCTCGCATTAACTTTAAACGGGGTGCTAAAAATGGAGTTTACTGTTGTGATCCAGAAGGCTGAGGAAGGAGGGTTCTGGGCAGAAGTCCCGGCGCTTCCCGGGTGCTACTCCCAGGGAGAAACAGTCGAGGAGACATTGGAGAACATCAGGGAAGCGATCGAAGGGCACGTGGAAGCGTTGCGGCAGGAGGGGCAGGGAGTTCCCCCGGAGGAGGACCTGATCATCGGCAGGGTCCGGGTCTCCGAAGGCGTGGCGTGA
- a CDS encoding carboxypeptidase regulatory-like domain-containing protein: MKKSRLVIALLISCALLCCTAQAVTLRINVVDDKTDNALADASIYVDGDYVGSTSSDGTYSYVHSGKKDLYLKVVRKGYRNWVEYVDYDATRVSVDMIREDATLTFELYDAGTLKPIVGGVVRVTGNDYSDSEVTGSSGSVNFPVKANELYNAEIRASGYHDLSKTVQMESSGRTVQCLLFSNNILGVQVLDAETSAPLKGAEVYIDNTRAGETDADGRLQLHLERAKRYSFRVTAPDYQPYQESRYLEVDDVFLPVRLSKSAYPVSITVFNEATKPVEGAEIYLNGTLQGKTSQYGRFTLSNIHAGAYEIVVRAPGYAAWSETRQITGQGEDIVAELGYDRASVTVRAEDPDRNPVVGAVVVIDGQVAGVTDSLGHLKMPLVTNKVHAVTAACEGYRNISVDADIPLGITELTIPLVMEKDFNVWVLVAGVGVVAVLLLAAVMVVRHRRAGRNRGGPRRPDSL, from the coding sequence ATGAAGAAAAGTCGTCTCGTCATAGCCCTTCTGATCTCCTGCGCCCTCCTCTGCTGCACGGCGCAGGCGGTCACCCTGCGCATCAACGTGGTCGACGATAAGACCGATAACGCGCTTGCCGATGCCTCGATATACGTCGATGGGGATTACGTGGGGAGCACCAGCTCGGATGGAACCTATTCCTACGTCCATTCCGGGAAGAAGGACCTCTACCTGAAGGTTGTCCGGAAAGGCTACCGGAACTGGGTGGAGTACGTCGATTACGACGCGACCCGCGTCAGTGTCGATATGATCCGGGAGGACGCGACCCTCACGTTCGAGCTCTACGATGCGGGAACCCTGAAACCGATCGTAGGCGGCGTGGTGCGCGTTACGGGTAACGACTACTCCGATTCTGAAGTCACCGGCAGTAGCGGGAGCGTGAACTTCCCGGTGAAGGCGAATGAGTTGTACAACGCCGAGATCCGCGCGTCGGGATACCATGACCTCTCAAAGACGGTGCAGATGGAGAGCAGCGGCAGAACAGTCCAGTGCCTGCTCTTCTCCAATAACATCCTGGGCGTCCAGGTGCTGGATGCCGAGACCTCTGCCCCGCTCAAGGGCGCGGAGGTGTACATTGACAACACGCGCGCCGGGGAGACCGATGCCGACGGCAGGCTGCAGCTCCACCTGGAACGGGCGAAGCGGTACTCTTTCAGGGTGACGGCGCCCGATTACCAGCCCTACCAGGAGAGCCGCTACCTCGAGGTGGACGACGTCTTCCTCCCGGTACGTCTCTCGAAGTCGGCATACCCCGTCTCGATAACGGTCTTCAACGAGGCGACGAAGCCGGTTGAAGGGGCTGAAATCTATCTCAACGGGACGTTGCAGGGCAAGACCAGCCAGTATGGCAGGTTCACGCTCTCCAACATCCATGCAGGTGCCTACGAGATTGTGGTGCGGGCGCCCGGTTACGCGGCCTGGAGCGAGACGCGCCAGATCACCGGGCAGGGCGAGGATATCGTCGCAGAACTCGGTTACGACCGGGCGAGCGTGACCGTCCGCGCAGAAGACCCCGACAGGAACCCGGTTGTAGGCGCGGTCGTCGTCATCGACGGCCAGGTCGCCGGGGTGACCGACAGCCTGGGACACCTCAAGATGCCGCTCGTCACGAACAAGGTGCATGCCGTCACCGCGGCCTGTGAGGGTTACCGGAACATCTCGGTCGATGCCGATATCCCGCTCGGCATAACCGAACTCACCATCCCGCTGGTCATGGAGAAGGATTTCAACGTCTGGGTGCTCGTGGCCGGCGTCGGTGTTGTTGCCGTGCTTCTCCTTGCGGCGGTCATGGTCGTGCGGCACAGGCGGGCGGGGCGGAACCGGGGCGGGCCGCGCCGTCCGGATAGCCTGTAA